The following proteins are encoded in a genomic region of Chiroxiphia lanceolata isolate bChiLan1 chromosome 18, bChiLan1.pri, whole genome shotgun sequence:
- the SRRD gene encoding SRR1-like protein, with translation MAAPGGWRAARARRRRRGRDRGKEEEEEEEEEEAGTGTEVVLRRLREARDDLLSSGFWAASAGAVRAPLSGPAEPPARCVCYGLGRFAACPAARYQLAFLLLLLEELRVPPARCALFDPAFSAREAAALGALGLRLLQENEEGKHGVGDSATLFYMVHCGKALYNNLLWSNWSPAALSKLVIIGNSFRGIEERLLSRILERDYSYIAKVLKGMEEVALPSHPRYLDTFNDTSVHWFPLDKLQELSPEVWNFVEEPTYQDCEDLEIIRNQDRAAAQS, from the exons ATGGCGGCGCCGGGCGGGTGGCGCGCGGCGCgcgcgcggcggcggcggcggggccgggaccggggaaaggaggaggaggaggaggaggaggaggaggaagccgGCACCGGCACCGAAGTGGTGCTGCGGCGGCTGCGGGAGGCGCG GGACGATCTGCTGAGCTCCGGCTTCTGGGCGGCGAGCGCCG GAGCCGTGCGGGCCCCGCTGAGCGGCCCCGCCGAGCCGCCCGCCCGCTGCGTCTGCTACGGGCTGGGCCGGTTCGCCGCCTGCCCCGCCGCCCGGTACCAGCTcgccttcctgctgctgctgctggaggagctgcgg GTGCCGCCCGCCCGGTGCGCCCTGTTCGACCCGGCCTTCTCTgcgcgggaggcggcggcgctggGAGCGCTGGGACTGCGGCTGCTCCAGGAGAATGAG GAGGGGAAACACGGCGTGGGGGACTCGGCCACACTGTTCTACATGGTGCACTGCGGGAAGGCCTTGTACAACAACCTGCTGTGGAGCAACTGGAGCCCAGCGGCACTCTCCAAACTGGTCATCATCGGGAACAGCTTCCGAGGGATCGAGGAGAG GTTGCTGTCCAGAATACTGGAGAGAGATTATTCTTACATAGCAAAG GTCTTGAAAGGGATGGAGGAAGTGGCGCTCCCGAGTCACCCCCGCTACCTGGACACCTTCAACGACACCTCCGTCCACTGGTTTCCCTTGGACAAACTGCAGGAACTCTCCCCCGAGGTCTGGAACTTTGTGGAAGAGCCGACGTACCAAGACTGCGAGGACCTGGAGATCATCAGGAAtcaggacagagctgctgcccagtcCTGA
- the TPST2 gene encoding protein-tyrosine sulfotransferase 2 produces MRVTMRRVLLVLGSVAALMVTLHLGHQVLECQQVLSERRHRLMRPENEELVMMDANHVEYRYSKDMPLIFIGGVPRSGTTLMRAMLDAHPEVRCGEETRIIPRVLAMRQAWSKSGREKMRLDEAGVTDQVLDAAMQAFILEVIAKHGEPARYLCNKDPFTLKSSVYLSRLFPNSKFLLMVRDGRASVHSMITRKVTIAGFDLNSYRDCLTKWNKAIEVMYSQCLEVGRARCLPVYYEQLVLHPEQSMHNIMKFLDISWSDTVLHHEELIGKPGGVSLSKIERSTDQVIKPVNMEALSKWIGHIPGDVLQDMAHIAPMLARLGYDPYANPPNYGHPDPLVVNNTHRVLKGDYKTPANLKGHLQVTQNTSSSH; encoded by the exons ATGCGGGTCACTATGCGGagggtgctgctggtgctgggctcGGTGGCCGCCTTGATGGTGACTCTGCACCTCGGCCATCAGGTTCTGGAGTGCCAGCAGGTCCTGAGCGAGAGGAGGCACAGGCTGATGAGACCCGAGAACGAGGAGCTGGTCATGATGGACGCCAACCACGTCGAGTACCGTTACAGCAAGGACATGCCCCTGATCTTCATCGGGGGGGTCCCACGCAGCGGCACCACGCTCATGAGGGCCATGCTGGACGCCCACCCCGAGGTGCGCTGCGGGGAGGAGACCCGCATCATCCCCCGCGTGCTGGCCATGCGCCAGGCCTGGTCCAAGTCCGGGCGGGAGAAGATGCGCCTGGACGAGGCGGGGGTGACGGACCAGGTCCTGGACGCCGCCATGCAGGCCTTCATCCTGGAAGTGATCGCCAAGCACGGCGAGCCCGCCAGGTACTTGTGCAACAAGGACCCCTTCACGCTCAAGTCCTCTGTCTACCTGTCCAGGCTGTTCCCCAATtccaaattcctcctgatgGTGCGGGACGGCCGGGCCTCAGTGCACTCCATGATCACACGGAAAGTGACGATCGCGGGCTTTGACCTGAACAGCTACCGGGACTGCCTGACCAAGTGGAACAAAGCCATCGAGGTGATGTACTCCCAGTGCCTGGAGGTCGGCCGGGCCCGCTGCCTGCCCGTCTACTACgagcagctggtgctgcaccCTGAGCAGTCCATGCACAACATCATGAAGTTCCTGGACATCTCCTGGAGTGACACGGTGCTGCACCATGAGGAGCTCATTGGGAAGCCCGGCGGGGTGTCGCTTTCCAA gataGAAAGATCCACAGACCAGGTGATCAAGCCGGTGAACATGGAGGCGTTATCTAAATGGATCGGGCACATCCCGGGGGATGTGCTGCAGGACATGGCCCACATCGCCCCGATGCTCGCCAGGCTGGGCTACGACCCCTATGCCAACCCCCCCAACTACGGCCACCCCGACCCCCTGGTTGTCAACAACACACACAGG GTTTTAAAGGGGGATTATAAAACACCGGCCAATCTGAAAGGTCACCTGCAG GTCACTCAGAACACGTCATCTTCTCACTAA
- the TFIP11 gene encoding tuftelin-interacting protein 11 isoform X2, with protein sequence MDFGSWERHTKGIGQKLLQKMGYVPGRGLGKNAQGIINPIEAKQRKGKGAVGAYGSERTTQSLQDFPVVDSEEEAEEEFQKELSQWRKDPNGGKKKPKYSYKTVEELKAKGRINKQLAAPQKELSQVKVIDMTGREQKVYYSYSQISHKHNIPDDSPQQPLGKDSKPQGFALPELEHNLQLLIDITEQEIIQNDRQLQYERDMVVNLSHEIQKMSEVLSHEEKAISNLSKVLDMVEECERRMQPGCENPLTLDECAKIFETLQDKYYEEYRMSDRVDLAVAIVYPLMKDYFKNWDPLKDCSYGTEIIAKWKSLLENDQLLSHSGQDLSTDAFHRLMWEIWMPYVRNIVARWQPRNCGSMVDFLDSWVNVVPVWILDNILDQLIFPKLQKEVESWNPLTDTVPIHSWIHPWLPLMQARLEPLYSPIRNKLANALQKWHPSDSSAKLILQPWKDVFTPGSWEAFMVKNIVPKLGMCLNELIINPHQQHMDAFYWVIDWEGMISVSSLVGLLEKHFFPKWLQVLCSWLSNSPNYEEITKWYLGWKSMFSDQVLAHPSIKDKFNEALDIMNRAVSSSVGGYMQPGARENIAYLTHTERRKDFQYEAMQERREAENMAQRGIGVAASSVPMNFKDLIQTKAEEHNIVFMPVIGKRHEGKQLYTFGRIVIYIDRGVVFVQGEKTWVPTSLQSLIDMAK encoded by the exons ATGGATTTTGGCAGCTGGGAGAGACACACTAAGGGAATTGGGCAGAAGCTTCTCCAGAAGATGGGATATGTCCCTGGAAGAGGTCTTGGGAAGAATGCTCAAG gTATCATCAATCCCATCGAGGCCAAGCAGAGGAAAGGCAAAGGTGCCGTGGGGGCCTATGGCTCTGAGAGGACCACTCAGTCCCTGCAGGACTTCCCTGTGGTGGACTCAGAAGAGGAAGCTGAGGAG GAATTTCAGAAGGAGCTCAGTCAGTGGCGGAAGGACCCGAACGGAGGCAAGAAGAAGCCCAAGTACAGCTATAAGACAGTGGAAGAGCTGAAAGCCAAGGGCAGGATCAACAAGCAGCTTGCAGCCCCTCAGAAGGAGTTGTCCCAGGTCAAG GTTATAGACATGACGGGCCGGGAGCAGAAGGTTTATTACAGCTACAGCCAGATCAGCCACAAGCACAACATCCCAGATGacagcccccagcagcccctgggcaaGGACTCCAAGCCCCAGGGGTTtgccctgcctgagctggagcacaacctgcagctgctgatCGACATCACGGAGCAGGAGATCATCCAGAACGACCGGCAGCTGCAGTACGAGAGGGACATGGTGGTCAACCTGAGCCACGAGATCCAGAAGATGTCCGAGGTGCTCTCACACGAGGAGAAGGCCATCAGCAACCTCAGCAAGGTGCTGGACATGGTGGAGGAGTGTGAGAGGCGGATGCAGCCCGGCTGTGAAAACCCTCTGACCTTGGATGAGTGTGCAAAGATTTTTGAGACACTTCAGGACAAGTACTACGAGGAGTACAGGATGTCAGACAGGGTGGACCTGGCAGTGGCCATAGTTTATCCTCTCATGAAGGATTATTTCAAGAACTGGGATCCCCTCAAG GACTGTTCCTATGGCACAGAGATCATAGCCAAGTGGAAGAGCCTTCTGGAAAATGACCAGCTGTTATCCCACAGTGGGCAGGACCTGTCAACGGATGCTTTCCACAG actgATGTGGGAGATCTGGATGCCATATGTCAGAAACATCGTGGCACGGTGGCAGCCAAGGAACTGTGGATCCATGGTGGATTTCTTGGATAGCTGGGTAAACGTTGTTCCTGTGTGGATACTGGATAACATTCTGGATCAGCTCATCTTCCCCAAGCTacagaaggag GTTGAAAGCTGGAATCCGCTGACGGACACGGTCCCGATCCACTCCTGGATCCACCCCTGGCTGCCCCTGATGCAGGCACGGCTGGAGCCACTGTACTCTCCCATCAGGAACAAGCTGGCCAATGCCCTGCAGAAGTGGCATCCCAGTGACTCCTCTGCCAAGCTCATCCTTCAGCCCTGGAAGGATGTGTTCACTCCTGGCTCGTGGGAGGCTTTCATGGTCAAAAACATTGTGCCTAAACTAG ggatGTGTTTGAACGAGCTCATCATCAACCCTCACCAGCAGCACATGGATGCCTTTTACTGGGTGATCGACTGGGAGGGGATGATTTCTGTCTCCAGCCTTGTTGGGCTGCTGGAGAAACACTTCTTCCCAAAGTGGCTGCAG GTGCTCTGCTCTTGGCTCAGTAACAGCCCCAACTATGAAGAGATCACCAAGTGGTACCTGGGCTGGAAGTCCATGTTCTCAGACCAGGTGTTGGCACATCCCTCCATCAAAGACAAGTTTAATGAGGCTCTGGACATCATGAACCGGGCCGTGTCCTCCAGCGTGG GGGGGTACATGCAGCCGGGGGCCCGGGAGAACATCGCCTACCTGACGCACACGGAGCGGCGCAAGGACTTCCAGTACGAGGCCATGCAGGAGCGGCGGGAGGCCGAGAACATGGCCCAGCGTGGCATTGGCGTGGCTGCCAGCTCCGTGCCCATGAACTTCAAGGACCTCATCCAGACCAAGGCCGAGGAGCACAACATCGTGTTCATGCCTGTGATCGGGAAGCGGCACGAGGGGAAGCAGCTGTACACGTTCGGCCGGATCGTCATCTACATCGACAGGGGCGTGGTGTTTGTGCAGGGGGAGAAGACGTGGGTGCCAACCTCCCTCCAGAGCCTCATTGACATGGCCAAGTGA
- the TFIP11 gene encoding tuftelin-interacting protein 11 isoform X1: MSMSHLYGTDGADGVEMESFEVSDWDLQNEFNPHRQRHRQTKEEATYGVWAERDSDEERPSFGGKRSRDYSAPVSFVSAGLRKAAAEEQSDEDSDEDEKPGKQEEIPKEFVPKKLKTGGNFKPSQKGFVGGTKSFMDFGSWERHTKGIGQKLLQKMGYVPGRGLGKNAQGIINPIEAKQRKGKGAVGAYGSERTTQSLQDFPVVDSEEEAEEEFQKELSQWRKDPNGGKKKPKYSYKTVEELKAKGRINKQLAAPQKELSQVKVIDMTGREQKVYYSYSQISHKHNIPDDSPQQPLGKDSKPQGFALPELEHNLQLLIDITEQEIIQNDRQLQYERDMVVNLSHEIQKMSEVLSHEEKAISNLSKVLDMVEECERRMQPGCENPLTLDECAKIFETLQDKYYEEYRMSDRVDLAVAIVYPLMKDYFKNWDPLKDCSYGTEIIAKWKSLLENDQLLSHSGQDLSTDAFHRLMWEIWMPYVRNIVARWQPRNCGSMVDFLDSWVNVVPVWILDNILDQLIFPKLQKEVESWNPLTDTVPIHSWIHPWLPLMQARLEPLYSPIRNKLANALQKWHPSDSSAKLILQPWKDVFTPGSWEAFMVKNIVPKLGMCLNELIINPHQQHMDAFYWVIDWEGMISVSSLVGLLEKHFFPKWLQVLCSWLSNSPNYEEITKWYLGWKSMFSDQVLAHPSIKDKFNEALDIMNRAVSSSVGGYMQPGARENIAYLTHTERRKDFQYEAMQERREAENMAQRGIGVAASSVPMNFKDLIQTKAEEHNIVFMPVIGKRHEGKQLYTFGRIVIYIDRGVVFVQGEKTWVPTSLQSLIDMAK, translated from the exons ATGTCGATGTCACACCTGTACGGCACGGACGGCGCCGATGGCGTGGAGATGGAGAGTTTCGAGGTGTCGGACTGGGACCTGCAGAACGAGTTCAACCCGCACCGGCAGCGGCACCGCCAGACCAAGGAGGAGGCGACCTACGGCGTGTGGGCCGAGCGCGACTCGGACGAGGAGCGGCCGAGCTTCGGCGGGAAGCG CTCCAGGGATTACTCCGCCCCCGTGAGCTTTGTCAGCGCCGGGCTCAGGAAGGCGGCGGCTGAGGAACAGTCGGACGAGGACTCCGATGAGGATGAGAaacctgggaagcaggaggagatcCCCAAGGAGTTCGTGCCCAAGAAGTTGAAAACA GGAGGAAATTTCAAGCCCAGCCAGAAAGGCTTTGTAGGGGGCACCAAATCTTTCATGGATTTTGGCAGCTGGGAGAGACACACTAAGGGAATTGGGCAGAAGCTTCTCCAGAAGATGGGATATGTCCCTGGAAGAGGTCTTGGGAAGAATGCTCAAG gTATCATCAATCCCATCGAGGCCAAGCAGAGGAAAGGCAAAGGTGCCGTGGGGGCCTATGGCTCTGAGAGGACCACTCAGTCCCTGCAGGACTTCCCTGTGGTGGACTCAGAAGAGGAAGCTGAGGAG GAATTTCAGAAGGAGCTCAGTCAGTGGCGGAAGGACCCGAACGGAGGCAAGAAGAAGCCCAAGTACAGCTATAAGACAGTGGAAGAGCTGAAAGCCAAGGGCAGGATCAACAAGCAGCTTGCAGCCCCTCAGAAGGAGTTGTCCCAGGTCAAG GTTATAGACATGACGGGCCGGGAGCAGAAGGTTTATTACAGCTACAGCCAGATCAGCCACAAGCACAACATCCCAGATGacagcccccagcagcccctgggcaaGGACTCCAAGCCCCAGGGGTTtgccctgcctgagctggagcacaacctgcagctgctgatCGACATCACGGAGCAGGAGATCATCCAGAACGACCGGCAGCTGCAGTACGAGAGGGACATGGTGGTCAACCTGAGCCACGAGATCCAGAAGATGTCCGAGGTGCTCTCACACGAGGAGAAGGCCATCAGCAACCTCAGCAAGGTGCTGGACATGGTGGAGGAGTGTGAGAGGCGGATGCAGCCCGGCTGTGAAAACCCTCTGACCTTGGATGAGTGTGCAAAGATTTTTGAGACACTTCAGGACAAGTACTACGAGGAGTACAGGATGTCAGACAGGGTGGACCTGGCAGTGGCCATAGTTTATCCTCTCATGAAGGATTATTTCAAGAACTGGGATCCCCTCAAG GACTGTTCCTATGGCACAGAGATCATAGCCAAGTGGAAGAGCCTTCTGGAAAATGACCAGCTGTTATCCCACAGTGGGCAGGACCTGTCAACGGATGCTTTCCACAG actgATGTGGGAGATCTGGATGCCATATGTCAGAAACATCGTGGCACGGTGGCAGCCAAGGAACTGTGGATCCATGGTGGATTTCTTGGATAGCTGGGTAAACGTTGTTCCTGTGTGGATACTGGATAACATTCTGGATCAGCTCATCTTCCCCAAGCTacagaaggag GTTGAAAGCTGGAATCCGCTGACGGACACGGTCCCGATCCACTCCTGGATCCACCCCTGGCTGCCCCTGATGCAGGCACGGCTGGAGCCACTGTACTCTCCCATCAGGAACAAGCTGGCCAATGCCCTGCAGAAGTGGCATCCCAGTGACTCCTCTGCCAAGCTCATCCTTCAGCCCTGGAAGGATGTGTTCACTCCTGGCTCGTGGGAGGCTTTCATGGTCAAAAACATTGTGCCTAAACTAG ggatGTGTTTGAACGAGCTCATCATCAACCCTCACCAGCAGCACATGGATGCCTTTTACTGGGTGATCGACTGGGAGGGGATGATTTCTGTCTCCAGCCTTGTTGGGCTGCTGGAGAAACACTTCTTCCCAAAGTGGCTGCAG GTGCTCTGCTCTTGGCTCAGTAACAGCCCCAACTATGAAGAGATCACCAAGTGGTACCTGGGCTGGAAGTCCATGTTCTCAGACCAGGTGTTGGCACATCCCTCCATCAAAGACAAGTTTAATGAGGCTCTGGACATCATGAACCGGGCCGTGTCCTCCAGCGTGG GGGGGTACATGCAGCCGGGGGCCCGGGAGAACATCGCCTACCTGACGCACACGGAGCGGCGCAAGGACTTCCAGTACGAGGCCATGCAGGAGCGGCGGGAGGCCGAGAACATGGCCCAGCGTGGCATTGGCGTGGCTGCCAGCTCCGTGCCCATGAACTTCAAGGACCTCATCCAGACCAAGGCCGAGGAGCACAACATCGTGTTCATGCCTGTGATCGGGAAGCGGCACGAGGGGAAGCAGCTGTACACGTTCGGCCGGATCGTCATCTACATCGACAGGGGCGTGGTGTTTGTGCAGGGGGAGAAGACGTGGGTGCCAACCTCCCTCCAGAGCCTCATTGACATGGCCAAGTGA